The Equus quagga isolate Etosha38 chromosome 12, UCLA_HA_Equagga_1.0, whole genome shotgun sequence genome includes a region encoding these proteins:
- the RABIF gene encoding guanine nucleotide exchange factor MSS4 produces MEPAEPLNELVSAEGRNRKAVLCRRCGSRVLQPGTALFSRRQLFLPSMRKKPALADGSNPDGDILQEHWLVDDMFIFENVGFTKDVGNIKFLVCADCEIGPIGWHCLDDKKSFYVALERVSHE; encoded by the exons ATGGAGCCTGCGGAGCCGCTAAACGAGTTGGTGTCGGCCGAGGGCCGAAACCGGAAGGCGGTGCTGTGCCGACGTTGTGGCTCCCGGGTGCTGCAGCCGGGGACGGCTCTCTTCTCCCGCCGGCAG ctttttcttccctccatgAGAAAGAAGCCAGCTCTGGCTGATGGCAGCAATCCCGATGGCGATATCCTCCAGGAACACTGGCTGGTTGATGACATGTTCATCTTTGAGAACGTGGGCTTCACCAAGGACGTGGGCAACATCAAGTTTCTGGTCTGCGCGGACTGTGAAATTGGACCAATTGGCTGGCATTGCCTAGATGACAAGAAGAGTTTCTATGTGGCCTTGGAACGGGTTTCTCATGAGTAA